The following nucleotide sequence is from Psychroserpens sp. Hel_I_66.
TTTGCATTACCAATTACCGTGTTATCATCTTCATTTACAACACCATCTCCATTAATATCCTTTAACTTTAAAGAACCAGGCATGACTTCTCCAATTACAGTACTATTATCTACAACACCTTCCTTAAGTGTATATTCACCAGTTGCTACATCATAATCAAAATCTGATACCTCATATCGTCCATCATTTTTATATCCATACATTAAACCGATTGGATCACCAACTTTTACTATATAATCAGTTCCAATTTGTGATGAAGCCCAATTCGTGCTTGCTCTAATGTCTATTAATTCACCAAGTGAGTTTACACGATTGTCATTAAGCCCAATGTTAAATGCTAAATTTAATCCATATTTTTCTTTTTCAATAGCTGCAATATTTAATGAAGCTTCAACTCCTGTATTTTGCAGTTCTCCTATATTTCTATATTGAGCTTCATAACCTGTACCTGGAGTTGGAAATAGAAGTAATAAATCTTGAGTAACATTTTTATAAAGTTCAAATGCTCCGCTTACACGACCGTTAAACAAGCTATAATCTAAACCAATGTTTTGAGACACTGTAGTTTCCCACTTTAAATCTGGGTTTGCTAAAATATCTGATGGCGCTAGATAGTTGGGAACGTTATTTATAAAATTGGTAGTTGAAGAGGTGAAACTTTGTACTGTTTGACCAGTCGGTATATTGTTATTCCCAGACTCACCATAACTTAATCTTAATTTCAAAGCAGTAAGCCAGTCAACATCTTCTAAGAAAGATTCTTCAGAGATTTTCCAAGCTAGTGCTCCAGATGGGAAGTAGCCCCAAATATTATCTCCTAAAAATTTACTTGATCCATCAACACGATAAGTAGCGGTTAACAAATAACGATTTTTAAAAGCATAGTTAGCGCGACCAAAAAATGATAATAATTTATCTTCTGGACTATAAAAATTATCTACAGAAAAATTTTGACCTTGTGTAGTTAAAACTAGAGCATTTTCAAAACCGAAACCATTAGGTAAACCTTGAACTTCACTGGTCACGAGATTATTTTTTGTAACAATCATTTCTTCTCCAACTAAAAGATCTAAACTATGATCTTCACCAAAAACATTTTTGAAATCATACCTTAAAGTATTCGCATTTCTAAAAGTTTCATTTTTTCGATCTCTGATTAATAAGGAAGGCTGACCTTGTAGTTCTCCAGGAGGAACGTTGTTGGAATAGTAAGTTGATCTACCATAAAAGCGATAGTCTGATTCGTCTCTCGTGTTTAAACCAAAATCTGATTTGAACTTTAAATTATCAACTATTTCCCAACCAAAACTTCCTAGCATATTCAAATTTCTTCGCAATTGTCTTCTTTGGTTATCATCAGTAGCTACAAAAGGATTAATTAAGTATCCATTTAGTGCTTCATCTGTATTTGTTGTAACTAGTTGTGGAATGGCAATTGGCGAGTAAGCTACACTATATTTAAGTCTTGAATCTGCTGAGGATACTTCATTCTGCTCATTAGCTCCACCACCATTAACTTCAGAATCAGAATAACGTACCGTAAATGCAACATCAATTTTGTCGCTTACATCACTTTGCAATGCAAGTGATAAATTATTTCTTTTAAAGTTTGAACCAATTTGAATTGCTTTTTGATCAAAAAGAGCGTAATTAAAATTGAAATTTATTTTTTCTGAACCTCCTCTTATAGATAGATCACGACTTTGAACTTCCCCTGTGCGACCATAAATTTGTTTTTGCCAGTTATTACCTTTCATGCCAACATATTGGTCATAATCTTGATAAAGTCCAAAAATATCTTCATAGGTTTCTGGAGTATCGTCAAGAAGTGCGTATTCATATTGCCATTTCACATAATCTTCAGGGCTTAGAACATCTATAGTATTGGCAAGTTTATTTACTCCGTAAAACATATTATAGCTCACAGCTATTTTGCCTGTTTTTCCGCTTTTTGTAGTTACAATGACAACACCGTTTGCTCCTCTAGAACCATAAATAGCTGTTGAAGAAGCATCTTTTAAAACACTTATGTTTTCAATATCTGTTGGAGAAATATCATTTAAGCTATTTACAGGAAAACCATCAACGATGATTAGGGGAGAGCTATCCTGAGTTAGTGAGCCTGCTCCACGTATTTTGATATTTACTTCCGCATCTGGAGATCCTTCAGTAGATAATACTTGAACACCTGCTAATCGACCGGTTAAGGTTTCTGCAACATTTTGAATACCTTGTTCTTTTAGGTCATCACCACCAATAGTAACAACAGATCCTGTTAGATCAGATTTTCGGGCTGTACCATAACCAATTACAACAACTTCATTTAAAGCCTCTAGGTTTTGTTTAAGTACAACATTAATTGTGTTTTTACCAGCTACATTTACTTCTTGGGTTATATAGCCTATGTATGAGAACACCAAAGTAGCATTAGCGTTTTCAACAGTTAAAGAAAAGTTACCATCAAAATCTGTTACCGCACCTGTGCTTGTGCCTTTAACTTGAACTGTTACACCAGGCACTGGAGACCCCATTTCCTCATCAGTTACTGTACCAGTAATTGTTTTGCTTTGAGCATGTAAAGATAGATTGAATAGAAAAAATAATGCAAATAGCAATAATGAAAAAGGTTTACTAGAATAAATCCTTTTAATTTTTCTTTCCTTAGGATAGAAAAACAAATATTTAATTAAGTTGTTCCACATGAAATTAGTTAGTTTAAAAGTTGATTTAAAATGTAATCGATTACACAAATGTATTATTAATTTTTAATTATGCAAATATTTGGTATATATTTTTTTAAATTTATAAAATAACGGAGCTAAAAATAGCAAATGTTCATTTTGGTCATTTAATAGGCATCAATATTTAGCAAAATTTGCGGTTTGGCCTTTAAACATTAACTATTTAATTCAATTTTAATTGATTATTTTATAATTAATTCTATATTTTTTACGGAAATCTTAATATATCAGAAAAATTATATAGATTTGTAATCGATTACATTATTGATAAAAATTTAAGAAATGGTTTTATTATTTATGCTAAAAGAAAAAAGAAAGCAAAGATCGATTAATGTCCCTCTTTGTTTGTTATTTATAATGTGTTTTGGTTTAGTGGCCTGTAAAAAGAACAAGGAAAATAAAATAACTTCGGAAAGTGGTCCTTGGAACACAATGAACGAAATTATCGCCAGTGTTAAAGCCCCTGAATTTCCAGATAATGTTTTTAATATTATGGATTATGGCGCTCAGCCAGATAGTGTTTCATATAATACTGAAGCCTTCAAAAAAGCCATTGCTGCCTGTGCTGAAAAAGGTGGAGGAAAAGTTTTAGTTCCTAAAGGAAAGTATTTGACCGGTGCAATACACTTAGATAATAATATCAATTTGCATTTAGAGGAAGGTGCAGAGATTTTATTCAGTACTAACCCAAAGGATTATTACCCATTGGTACCAACATCTTATGAGGGTGTAGAATTTATAAATTACTCACCACTAATTTATGTGAACAATAAAACCAATGTGGCTATTACAGGTAAAGGTGTTCTTAATGGTCAGGCAGGCAATGATAATTGGTGGAAATGGGTCGGAAAAGATACCTACGGATGGGAAAAAGGAATGCCACAACAAAAAGACAGTCTAAACCTTCCACGATTAATGGAAATGGGTCAAAACGGTACACCTCTTGAAGAACGAGTTTTTGGAGATGGTCATTATTTACGTCCAAATTTTATCGAATTTTATGAATGTAAAAACGTGCTTTTACAAGGTGTAAAAATTACTAATGCACCTTTCTGGATAATCCATCCTTTTAAATCTAACGGTGTAACTGTAGATGGTGTAACCGTAGAGAGTCACGGACCAAACAACGATGGTTGTGATCCAGAATATTCAAAAAATGTAATCATCAAAAATTGTACATTCAATACTGGTGATGATTGTATCGCTATTAAAGCAGGACGAGACGCAGAAGGTAGAAGAGTGGCCATTAAAAGTGAAAACATCGTCGTTCAAAATTGCAAAATGATAGATGGTCATGGTGGTGTGGTCATTGGTAGCGAGATGTCTGCAGGTGTTAGCAATGTCTTCGTAGAAAATTGTACCATGGATAGCCCTAATTTAGATAGAGCCATACGTTTAAAAACAAATTCAAGAAGAGGTGGTACTATTGACGGTGTTTACGTTAGAAACGTCAATGTTGGGCAAGTGAAAGAAGCAGTATTAAAATTAAATATGCATTATGCAACTTATACCAATCAAACTGGTGAGTTCATTCCAGTAATTAAAAATATAGTGTTAGAAAATATAACGGTTAAAAATGGTGGTTACTTTGGGGTTTTAGCAAAAGGCTATGAAGAATCACCAATTACAAATATTACATTGAAAAATGTAAGAATAGAAAAAGTAGATGAAGCCTTTTCTTTAGAACATGTTAAAAACTTAAAGCTTATAGATACTTATATTAATGGATCTTTAATGCAAAGCCCACCAGATACAAAAGAGTGAATCTATACTATTGATATAGACCAACCATGACAAATTGATTAATAGCAGTAATTTGTTTTATGTAAGCCTGGTGATAATGATCAGGCTTATTTTTTAAAATTTTAAATCAAACGATATGTATAAGCTCATTGCAATATGCCTTTTCTTATGTATGGTTTCTTCAACAGCTCTTGCATTGCAGAGCATTCAAAAAGATACGTCTTATACAGTCAATAGTTCTTTCAACAAATACAAGAAAAATTTTCCTCAAATTGAAATCGTAAAACCAAAACAGTTTGAGAATGTAATAGAAACCGAAAATATTCAATACAAAACCTTAGAAAAAAGAAACCTTTGTTTCGATGCGTTTATAAATACTTCGGAAAACAATCCAGCAGTTATTTTAATTCATGGAGGTGGATGGAAGTCTGGTGACAAATCCCACATGAAACCTATGGCACAATATATAGCTTCAAAAGGCTATTCGTGTTTTGCAATAGAATACAGATTGTCTGACGAAGCGCAGTATCCTCAAGGTATTTATGACCTCAAAGAAGCGATTCAATATATTAAATCCAATGCTGCAAGATTCCGAATAGATACAACGAGAGTCGCTATTTTAGGAACGTCTTCTGGTGCACAAATGGCGACTTTGGTTGGTGCAACAAACAACAATTTAAAGTTCGAGGAAAAAACAGATTATTCCATGTCAACTACTGTACAAGCTATTGTGAATTTAGATGGTGTTTTAGCATTTGTTCATCCTAAATCCAGTGAAGGTAAAATGGCAAGTTGGTGGCTGGGTGGAACTTCAGAAGAAAAACCTGAAATATGGGAACAAGCATCAGCTTTATCCCATACAGATGAAAATACACCACCAATTTTATTCATCAGTAGCCCATATGAACGTTTTCAAGCTGGACGAGAAGAGATGATTGAAATTTTAGACAAACACGATATTTATAACCAGGTTGAAAATTTCCCAGACAGTCCACATACCTTTTGGTTATTCCATCCTTGGTTTACTGACACCGTAAATTACATCACAACATTTTTAGACAAAACACTTAAAAATAATAAAAAATGAAAACACTAAAATTTATAATGGCGCTATGTTGCGCAACATCAATTATAGCTTGTAAATCAGAGAAAAAAGAGGAAAATAAAGAAGATATTTCAGTAGAGAAAGAAGTGATGGAAACATCAAAAACATATGCTGAAATTTCTATTGCTGAAGGAGGCAAATGGATTGATGGCACGAGAGGTCATGAAGAATATGATGGTGGTACTTCATTCAAAAATGTTCAAGAATTGCGAGTTCCAGATAATCACACCGACCATTCTTGGTACATACGTTATGAGGGTCCAGGTTGGGAAAGTAATAAAATAGGTTACCGTTTATATTTAGATTGGCGAAATGCAATTGATATCTTCGGAAAAAAAACCGACACCATGGTGTTGTCTAAAGTCGGTCAAGATGGTTTTGATTCCTATCACGAGCCAGAACCTTGGGGACAAGATATCTTAAAAGTCGGTAGCGGATTGGGAATTGGCTCATTAGGTCGTTTGGTTGATGAAAAAGTAATGCATTTTAAAGAGGTTGATTCTACATTTGCTTCGATACAAAATAACTCAGATGCATCTTCTGTCATTATAAATTATAAAGGCTGGAAAACAGGTGGAGATACGATTGATTTAAAATCTACATTGACTATTGGTTCAGAGCAGCGATACACGAAGCATACGATTGAACCTTCAAAAGCAATTGAAGGGATTGTTACAGGAATTATCGATCATGGTGTAAATTATTTTCAGAAAGAAAGTGAGAACAAAAAGTGGGCTTATATAGCAACTTATGGTGAACAGACTTTGGTGCCAGACGATTTAGGAATGGCTATTTTTTATGAAGTTGAAACCACTTCCGAAGTCAAAAAAGGAGAACATGATTATTTAATCGAATTTAAACCAACAACAAAACCTGTATTTTTTTACTTCTTGGGAGCTTGGGAACAAGAAGTTGATGGCATTAAAACGGAAGCGGAATTTTTAACCTATTTAGACGGATTGCTTTCAGAATTAAATTCAAATAACACATTATAATGAAATTTTCATTTAGAGCAATTTGTTTATTTCTGCTTCTAGCTAGTATTCAAAAAACGACAGCTCAAGAAAAAACATACTCTATTGAAGATTGCGTAAATACATTTTCCAAAGACAAAGCCATCCCAACAAAAGTGGGATATCAATACTGGTTTGCAGATAAAGATTTTTTAGATGGAAGAACGCTTAAATTAAGCGTAGTGGCACCTGGTAAATCTACTCATGCACCACACCAACATCCCGAAGATGAGTTTTTCTTTGTTTTGGAAGGTAAAGCCAAGTTTCATTTAGACGGAAAAGAAATGGTAGTTGAAGCAAATACAAGCTTGTATTGTCCATCCAACAGCATGCATGGAATAAGCAATGTAGGTGAAACAGAATTAAAATATTTAGTCATAAAAAAATACGAAAAGAGTAATTAGTTAAGATGAAAAATATAACACTCATAGCGCTATTAGTATTCAGTTTTTTTACAAGTTGTAAAGAAGAAAAGAAGCAAGT
It contains:
- a CDS encoding SusC/RagA family TonB-linked outer membrane protein, with product MLFALFFLFNLSLHAQSKTITGTVTDEEMGSPVPGVTVQVKGTSTGAVTDFDGNFSLTVENANATLVFSYIGYITQEVNVAGKNTINVVLKQNLEALNEVVVIGYGTARKSDLTGSVVTIGGDDLKEQGIQNVAETLTGRLAGVQVLSTEGSPDAEVNIKIRGAGSLTQDSSPLIIVDGFPVNSLNDISPTDIENISVLKDASSTAIYGSRGANGVVIVTTKSGKTGKIAVSYNMFYGVNKLANTIDVLSPEDYVKWQYEYALLDDTPETYEDIFGLYQDYDQYVGMKGNNWQKQIYGRTGEVQSRDLSIRGGSEKINFNFNYALFDQKAIQIGSNFKRNNLSLALQSDVSDKIDVAFTVRYSDSEVNGGGANEQNEVSSADSRLKYSVAYSPIAIPQLVTTNTDEALNGYLINPFVATDDNQRRQLRRNLNMLGSFGWEIVDNLKFKSDFGLNTRDESDYRFYGRSTYYSNNVPPGELQGQPSLLIRDRKNETFRNANTLRYDFKNVFGEDHSLDLLVGEEMIVTKNNLVTSEVQGLPNGFGFENALVLTTQGQNFSVDNFYSPEDKLLSFFGRANYAFKNRYLLTATYRVDGSSKFLGDNIWGYFPSGALAWKISEESFLEDVDWLTALKLRLSYGESGNNNIPTGQTVQSFTSSTTNFINNVPNYLAPSDILANPDLKWETTVSQNIGLDYSLFNGRVSGAFELYKNVTQDLLLLFPTPGTGYEAQYRNIGELQNTGVEASLNIAAIEKEKYGLNLAFNIGLNDNRVNSLGELIDIRASTNWASSQIGTDYIVKVGDPIGLMYGYKNDGRYEVSDFDYDVATGEYTLKEGVVDNSTVIGEVMPGSLKLKDINGDGVVNEDDNTVIGNANPDHIGGMVLSGYAYGFDFSAAFNWSVGFDVYNANKIEFTTATQNGQYRNLSTIMADGNRWTNLDPATGQLATDPTQLEALNANTTLWSPFMQRNVFSDWAVEDGSYIRLNTLTLGYTLPEFITTKLGVDKLRFYATANNVFIITNYSGLDPEVSTRRRTPLTPRVDYSPYPRSRQFVFGFNLNF
- a CDS encoding glycoside hydrolase family 28 protein, with amino-acid sequence MVLLFMLKEKRKQRSINVPLCLLFIMCFGLVACKKNKENKITSESGPWNTMNEIIASVKAPEFPDNVFNIMDYGAQPDSVSYNTEAFKKAIAACAEKGGGKVLVPKGKYLTGAIHLDNNINLHLEEGAEILFSTNPKDYYPLVPTSYEGVEFINYSPLIYVNNKTNVAITGKGVLNGQAGNDNWWKWVGKDTYGWEKGMPQQKDSLNLPRLMEMGQNGTPLEERVFGDGHYLRPNFIEFYECKNVLLQGVKITNAPFWIIHPFKSNGVTVDGVTVESHGPNNDGCDPEYSKNVIIKNCTFNTGDDCIAIKAGRDAEGRRVAIKSENIVVQNCKMIDGHGGVVIGSEMSAGVSNVFVENCTMDSPNLDRAIRLKTNSRRGGTIDGVYVRNVNVGQVKEAVLKLNMHYATYTNQTGEFIPVIKNIVLENITVKNGGYFGVLAKGYEESPITNITLKNVRIEKVDEAFSLEHVKNLKLIDTYINGSLMQSPPDTKE
- a CDS encoding alpha/beta hydrolase encodes the protein MYKLIAICLFLCMVSSTALALQSIQKDTSYTVNSSFNKYKKNFPQIEIVKPKQFENVIETENIQYKTLEKRNLCFDAFINTSENNPAVILIHGGGWKSGDKSHMKPMAQYIASKGYSCFAIEYRLSDEAQYPQGIYDLKEAIQYIKSNAARFRIDTTRVAILGTSSGAQMATLVGATNNNLKFEEKTDYSMSTTVQAIVNLDGVLAFVHPKSSEGKMASWWLGGTSEEKPEIWEQASALSHTDENTPPILFISSPYERFQAGREEMIEILDKHDIYNQVENFPDSPHTFWLFHPWFTDTVNYITTFLDKTLKNNKK
- a CDS encoding DUF4861 family protein yields the protein MKTLKFIMALCCATSIIACKSEKKEENKEDISVEKEVMETSKTYAEISIAEGGKWIDGTRGHEEYDGGTSFKNVQELRVPDNHTDHSWYIRYEGPGWESNKIGYRLYLDWRNAIDIFGKKTDTMVLSKVGQDGFDSYHEPEPWGQDILKVGSGLGIGSLGRLVDEKVMHFKEVDSTFASIQNNSDASSVIINYKGWKTGGDTIDLKSTLTIGSEQRYTKHTIEPSKAIEGIVTGIIDHGVNYFQKESENKKWAYIATYGEQTLVPDDLGMAIFYEVETTSEVKKGEHDYLIEFKPTTKPVFFYFLGAWEQEVDGIKTEAEFLTYLDGLLSELNSNNTL
- a CDS encoding cupin domain-containing protein, with translation MKFSFRAICLFLLLASIQKTTAQEKTYSIEDCVNTFSKDKAIPTKVGYQYWFADKDFLDGRTLKLSVVAPGKSTHAPHQHPEDEFFFVLEGKAKFHLDGKEMVVEANTSLYCPSNSMHGISNVGETELKYLVIKKYEKSN